From a single Nicotiana tomentosiformis chromosome 2, ASM39032v3, whole genome shotgun sequence genomic region:
- the LOC138905115 gene encoding uncharacterized protein: MAGDDDNVDLAAKEAVQLREKTAKDAEEAALRGAQIAYEEERARRIAQNQPVGVDQFRNVAPDQGRPLGDYARPVYNQGLSSVRPPPVAANNFELKQGLLQTLQNKCVFKEKINEDPNNNLMDFEEIMNTFQYNGVSQDAVYLREFPFTLKDDAKHWFRSLPQGSIRTWEEMTSKLLAKYFSSAKTSKFIREIHNFCQNETETVFEACERTLSNVAGGPLIKKTLEEIVTILDKLYEDANQWPSEIAERRRSTGVHQVNPNTFVQVQLDAMAKEIRKLTLASIHNEPHAACDICGKGYPTHECQASMEEVNAVGNYNFNAMGQKHPVVSWSSPGGTTNSWKQNNSRFQGPPGFVNQQRPQFQPQQPIQSGLEDLMKSFIIKTDKRLDAHGAAIKELGIGLHNLERQVGQIATVLSERIPGTLPDDTEKNPKETVNAVTLRSGQVLKDPTPIQKEVVHEKESGKELKIEDDDKKTEKKKSKKGAEKKKKEETSIREDTNEESKHMPALPFPQNLYREKLDKQFEIFLDMLRQVNVNLPFTDVLSQMPAYVKFLNEILTKKRKIEKTSVVKLTEHCSAILQNKLPQKCGDPGSFTIPCSLVTLNFDKSLCDSSASINLIPLSIYRKLEKEIGEIRSVPISLQLADQTTITPEGIVEDILVRVHKFIFSVDFIVVNMEEDKEVPLILGRPFLATGRAILDIHDKKLMLRVGEEIMTLEMNVATGVKKEKQLQVLSRR, from the exons aTGGcaggagatgatgataatgttgatttggctgcgaAAGAGGCAGTCCAACTCAGAGAGAAAACTGCAAAAGATGCTGAAGAAGCAGCACTCAGAGGTGCACAAATTGCTTATGAGGAGGAGAGAGCTCGAAGAATAGCTCAGAATCAGCCCGTGGGTGTAGACCAATTCAGAAACGTAGCTCCCGACCaagggagaccacttggtgattatgctagaccggtatacaaccaaggtttatcaagtgtgagaccacctccagttgcagcCAATAATTTTGAGCTGAAGCAAGGGTTACTTCAAACCCTCCAAAACAAATGTGTCTTCAAGGAAAAGataaacgaagatccaaacaataatctaatggacttcgaggagatcatgaacacctttcaatacaatggtgtgtcacaagatgcagtgtacttaagggaATTCCCTTTCACTCtgaaagatgatgcaaagcactggTTTCGAAGCTTGCCCCaaggatcaattagaacatgggaggagatgacctcaaagttgcttgctaaatatttctcctcagctaaaacgaGCAAGTTTataagagaaatccataacttttgcCAGAATGAGACTGAGACGGTGTTTGAAGCATGTGAGAG GACATTGAGCAATGTAGCTGGAGGTCCATTGATAAAgaagactctagaggagatagtcactattctaGATAAGTTGtatgaagatgcaaatcagtggccctcggagattgctgaaagaagaagatcaactggtgttcaccaggttAATCCTAACACatttgtgcaggtacaacttgatgccatggcaaaagaaataaggaagttaaccttagcttcaatacataatgagcctcatgcagcatgtgatatatgtggaaaaggataccctactcatgagtgtcaagcttcaATGGAGGAAGTTAATGCTGTGGGTAATTAcaatttcaatgcaatgggtcagaagcaccccgttgtttcatggagttcacctgggggtacaacAAATTCATGGAAACAAAATAACTCCAGATTTCAAGGACCTCCTGGTTTTGTGAATCAGCAGAGGCcgcagtttcagcctcaacaaccaattcagtctgggttagaagatctaatgaaatCCTTTATTATCAAGACTGATAaaagattagatgctcatggggcagctatcaaagaacttgggatAGGTTTGCATAatttggagagacaagtgggacaaattgcaactgTATTATCTGAGAGGATCCCAGGTACTCTGCCTGATGATactgaaaagaatcccaaagaaacggtaaatgctgtgaccttgagaagcggaCAAGTGCTGAAGGATCCCACTCCAATTCAAAAAGAAGTTGTgcatgaaaaagaaagtgggaaggagctgaaaattgaagatgatgataaaaagactgagaagaagaaaagcaagaagggagctgagaaaaagaaaaaggaggaaaCTTCAATAAGGGAGGACACTAATGAAGAGAGTAAGcacatgcctgctctaccttttcctcaaaatctctatagagaaaagctggacaagcagtttgagataTTTCTAGATATGCTAagacaggttaatgtaaaccTGCCATTCACTGatgttctctcacaaatgccagcttatgtaAAGTTCTTGAacgagatccttacaaagaagaggaagatagaaaagacctcagtggtcaagctcacagagcattgtagtgcaatattgcaaaataaactcccacaaaagtgtggagatccagggagctTTACTATACCCTGCTCTTTAGTTACTCTtaactttgataaatctttatgtgactctagtgcctcaattaatctaataccattgtctatttacaggaaactggagaaggagattggagagataaggtcggtgccaatatctttgcagctggcagaccaaacgactataACACCCGAGGGGATAGTAGAAGATATTTTGGTGCGGGTGCATAAGTTCATATTTTctgtagatttcatagtggtgaatatggaggaggacaaagaggtccccctcatcctaggaagaccatttttagcaacgggtagagctatactggatatacatgataaaaaactcatgcttagagtgggtgaggagataATGACGcttgagatgaatgtagcaactggggtgaaaaaggagaagcagctgcaagtgttgagtagAAGGTGA